The DNA window CCGCTTATCATCGCCGTCGAAAAGCCACTAAGCCAAAGTTTATTCCCATCACCGAACCGGATTGCGGTAGATTTAATACCCAGCAATATGTCGTCAACCTTGTCCTGATGGGCGTAGATCGTGTCGTACACAATGGTCCAGCAAACCCCGGCCAGGTATAGAGGAAGGCAAGCAGACCACAGAACGGAACCTTGTGTTGCACTCCATCCTAGTAGAGCGCCCCAGTTGAAGGTCATTCCCAGTACCAGTTGTGGCCAGTAGGTTACCCGTTTCATTAGCGGATACACGATTACTAGACCGAGCGAACTCGCTCCTAGCACAATCGAATACCAGTTTAGCTGCAGTAGAATCAACAGGCCAAAGCCAAGCTGTGCCGAAAGAAACACCCAAGCATCCGATTGACTCAATTGGCCCGAAACTAAAGGCCTGCCTTTCGTCCGAGCCACTTTTGCATCGATATCCTTGTCCCACATGTCATTAATGGTGCAACCAGCACCGCGCATTATGAAAGCTCCGGTCCCAAAAAGAGCCAGCATTAACGGATCCGGCCAGCAGCCAGCTTGTGCACTCAACGCTATGCTCCAACCACACGGCCAGAACAGTAACCACGACCCGATTGGACGGTCTATTCTCATCAACCGCGCGTACGGATTCTTTACCAGCTTTTGTAGTAAACCTTTCGGTTCATTTTCCTTAACGCTAACTTGACTACTAAATTCTCTTACAATCGCATCAGCAGTTCCCTGAGAGATAACCCTCCAGGCATCCGGTGGCCATCCACTGCCGAAAGGCGTTCTTACGCTAGTTAAACTGAAAGGCCGAGAACCGCTGGactcgtttcgttttcgttgcCATATCCCACTGGGTGGCCGGCTACAAACTATCCTCCATGAATGTGTCTGTAGGACATTATGCGGGTGCAACCACTTCCAGCAGCTGTGCAACGTTCGTAGCATGTCGTCACTTCAATTACTCGTCATCGGGCTTTTTTCGGCATTGATTTCACCTCATTTTATGGGCTGGATTCAGTATCTTTGGTAAACTAACAGATTGTGTTACTAATACGGCAAggaaaaacttatttttgtttgtttgaaaaTTAGCCTAAACTTCCCAAAAACTGCCGCAGTTTCAATTATTTATTACGTTAATCAGTCGAATGATTACTCAACTCACATGGCGCAAGCCAGGCTGGGCGAAAAGTTTTGACAATTGCATGATTCTTTTATGCGGGTTCGACCAAACTGGTCGACGGAAATCGGAacaaaatttgctaaatttttgCAACAATTTGAGTAAATTTGACCTTTGTTAGCTGAGGTTCGGAAAACATTGCACTGGAAATCTATTACGGCATTTTTTATTGCTACATTACAACGAAAAACAATGTTTAGTAATTAGAAATGCTGCAAAACTTACAGcgaaaatataatcacattaaaTGTTGTTGTTTTCTACatccaatttcattgtaaacccaATTTTTACATTGCAAAAGGGGGGTCGTTAAGCGATGTAATAATGAATAAATTGATCTTTTCCCATACATTCTGAaatcaaaaacaacgatttaCATTGTTGTTCCGTTGTAGATTTTTGAGGGCCCAAACGTTTTACATTGTTTTCACGGCAATTTTAATTGTTGAAGAATTGTTTTGCAGAGGATTTACTattgtatttcttattttcatttattttgtctCAATTCAagttatttttatgcattttaactCGAAATTGACGTAACTTGTCATCCTagagaaaatatccaaaaactaTTGACGATGAGAGTATTTGATTTTGTTTCCATCTAATGGACATGAGGTTCTCATAGATTGCATTGGTCCTAATTATTGCACGCATAATATATAGGAATTTTCGACCCCGTTAAACTATGTAGACAATCCTACGGAATGTCTTGTAGCAAGCTGGAAGTAATTAAATAAAATGTTAGAGTACATCCTCCAGCCGTCACCGGATATTTAATCTCATCTGACATATTTATAACAAACTTCACTAGTACATAGATCCTGATTCTTTTTGGTCTGTTTCAAAGTTTCAACATTCTCCAACTACTATAGAAGGATAGGCGACATCCGTTCCCCTTGATCGAATTCTGGTGAATGATCACGCAGTCCAGTAACCGACTCAGAACAGTTTGGCTAGTACAGTTGACAAGctgcaaaacaaaaatattcattaTTCTAAAATAGATAACTAAAAATTATTAACTTACCCGAGTATTAAAACATTCCCGTACTAAACAAACGAGCCACCATTTTGGACGCGTGTGTAAATTCTATGcacaaaaaatgaagaacactattTTTGGGTAAAATCATGAATGGCTAAACCTTAAGTACATCGATGTTACAGTAAAAGCCgttgttaacaaataaaattgtaaataaattCAACGTTTCTACAATCAATTTCGGTATTGATTTCTGTTCGGGTATGCTGAGACATCTGTGCGTTACTCACAAATCTGGTTTGAAATTGTGTTAACGTTTCGCGTTCCGCTCTTCAGCAAACGACAGccgttttttgaagtagaatacttctaacgtttcaatataggggtgtacaattactataaataacaaaaaatatgtatatatattgtgttatatatatatatatatatatatatatatatatatatatatatatatatatatatatatatatatatatatatatatatatatatatatatatatatatatatatatatatatatatatatatatatatatatatatatatatatatatatatatatatatatatatatatatatatatatatatatatatatatatatatatatatatatattagggtgggacaaaaaatagattccagctccgagcaactttttaggtaccatttgggtcctagaacaactgtacaAATTctcag is part of the Topomyia yanbarensis strain Yona2022 chromosome 1, ASM3024719v1, whole genome shotgun sequence genome and encodes:
- the LOC131676893 gene encoding 4-hydroxybenzoate polyprenyltransferase, mitochondrial; protein product: MLRTLHSCWKWLHPHNVLQTHSWRIVCSRPPSGIWQRKRNESSGSRPFSLTSVRTPFGSGWPPDAWRVISQGTADAIVREFSSQVSVKENEPKGLLQKLVKNPYARLMRIDRPIGSWLLFWPCGWSIALSAQAGCWPDPLMLALFGTGAFIMRGAGCTINDMWDKDIDAKVARTKGRPLVSGQLSQSDAWVFLSAQLGFGLLILLQLNWYSIVLGASSLGLVIVYPLMKRVTYWPQLVLGMTFNWGALLGWSATQGSVLWSACLPLYLAGVCWTIVYDTIYAHQDKVDDILLGIKSTAIRFGDGNKLWLSGFSTAMISGLITAGMVCEQTWPYYSSLGLISAHLAHQIYSLNINNPTDCATKFISNHQVGLILFLGIVLGTLYKGYNQTSSSPNTLAVTTSSGSSTSPTLLIKAASQTAPS